The following coding sequences lie in one Benincasa hispida cultivar B227 chromosome 6, ASM972705v1, whole genome shotgun sequence genomic window:
- the LOC120079975 gene encoding ninja-family protein mc410, which produces MENEDGLELSLGLSLGGGSVKSKGKITSSSGANPEESDRGNKLVDDFKNFLHGDNQRQESDTGSFQSNSIPSKDNFFNDLSKVGVDGDSSIDLKRKGTWIESNYVEAEDENLPEIGNKRKLLFMEMNSQKKQEKESHHVDLHEKGRASYISSTEDGSTAEKGDVVESRAEDSTSRLSSKHDDSSKQCVGETTLPKGSKDLCGFSDSGAVDLSRQKRFNSSSVGVSNSVQAMNMHNAPFPLSVKDTNTLGAPSTSGHLQIGMQHVRPTVNGDRSGAEHVNPRNLPLMAGISPLQISAMDKDKSWGLVSHPQMVHHPHGGGGASTSSAPARVIGHFSSDGLLYGGRVTEHTKGDSKQPVVEEGSSSRAEQAKGSSPNMNAKDILERSKAAGVSLDFPAIKPGIAADIEFGGCGSYPNLPWVSTTAPGPAGKTISGVTYRYNANQIKIVCACHGTHLSPEEFIRHASNENFSAQNDNGPATIPNKNPAASAQS; this is translated from the exons ATGGAGAATGAGGATGGGCTTGAGCTTAGCTTGGGTCTATCCCTGGGTGGAGGTTCTGTCAAGTCTAAAGGTAAAATTACTAGCTCCTCAGGTGCAAACCCTGAGGAAAGCGATAGAGGCAATAAATTGGTTGATGATTTCAAGAATTTTCTTCATGGAGATAATCAGAGGCAAGAATCAGACACTGGATCTTTCCAGAGTAATTCAATTCCATCTAAAGATAATTTTTTCAATGACCTGTCCAAGGTCGGTGTAGATGGAGACTCTTCTATCGATTTGAAGAGGAAAGGAACCTGGATTGAAAGTAATTATGTAGAAGCTGAGGATGAAAATCTGCCAGAAATCGGCAATAAGCGGAAGTTGTTGTTCATGGAAATGAACAGTCAAAAGAAGCAGGAAAAAGAATCTCATCATGTTGATTTACATGAAAAAGGAAGGGCATCATACATTTCCTCTACCGAAGATGGTTCAACTGCTGAAAAAGGAGATGTAGTAGAGTCTAGAGCTGAAGATTCAACATCAAGGCTATCATCGAAACATGATGATAGCTCCAAACAATGTGTAGGAGAGACTACTCTGCCTAAGGGTTCAAAGGATCTCTGTGGATTTTCTGATTCAGGTGCTGTAGATTTAAGTAGGCAGAAAAGGTTTAACAGTTCATCAGTAGGAGTTTCGAACTCTGTGCAAGCCATGAATATGCATAATGCGCCTTTCCCTTTATCAGTCAAGGATACCAACACTCTTGGTGCACCCAGTACATCTGGTCATTTGCAAATTGGTATGCAGCACGTGCGACCTACTGTCAATGGTGACCGATCAGGGGCTGAACATGTAAACCCTCGAAACTTGCCTCTTATGGCTGGCATTTCACCGCTTCAGATTTCAGCAATGGACAAAGATAAGTCATGGGGGTTGGTTTCTCATCCTCAAATGGTCCATCATCCCCATGGTGGCGGTGGTGCATCAACTAGCTCAG CTCCTGCGCGAGTAATTGGACATTTTTCATCCGACGGTTTGTTGTATGGTGGGAGGGTGACCGAACATACCAAAGGTGATAGCAAACAGCCCGTCGTGGAAGAGGGTTCCTCTTCTCGAGCAGAGCAGGCAAAAGGAAGCAGCCCCAACATGAATGCAAAAGACATATTGGAACGGTCGAAAGCAGCCGGTGTCTCCCTTGATTTTCCAGCTATAAAGCCAGGCATTGCTGCAGACATTGAATTTGGAGGATGTGGTTCATACCCAAACCTTCCATGGGTTTCCACCACTGCTCCGGGCCCTGCAGGTAAGACAATCTCTGGTGTAACATATAGATATAATGCAAACCAGATTAAGATTGTTTGTGCTTGCCATGGTACTCACTTGTCTCCTGAAGAGTTCATTCGACATGCCAGCAACGAGAATTTTAGCGCACAGAATGACAATGGTCCCGCAACGATTCCAAACAAAAATCCTGCTGCCTCGGCACAAAGCTGA
- the LOC120080537 gene encoding probable lactoylglutathione lyase, chloroplastic isoform X1: MVRITPMASFSVRPSLSAFRFTGFSRSGLSLSSFNTSRRIALLQLGSAVPQSQYFGLKASEMLRGESSNIGMTVAGNAAQASTSASSENLLDWVKQDKRRMLHVVYRVGDLDKTIKFYTECLGMKLLRKRDIPEEKYTNAFLGFGPEDSHFVIELTYNYGVDKYDIGTGFGHFGIAVEDVYKTVELIKAKGGKVTREAGPVKGGSTVIAFVEDPDGYKFELIERGPTPEPLCQVMLRVGDLDRSIEFYKKAYGMELLRKRDNPDYKYTIAMMGYGPEDKNAVMELTYNYGVTDYEKGNAYAQIAIGTDDVYRTAEAVKLCGGKVTREPGPLPGINTKITACLDPDGWKTVFVDNVDFLKELE, translated from the exons ATGGTGAGGATAACTCCAATGGCGTCCTTCTCCGTTCGCCCTTCTTTATCGGCGTTTAGGTTCACCGGATTTTCTCGCTCCGGCCTCTCTCTCTCCTCCTTCAACACCTCGCGCAGGATCGCTTTGTTGCAACTTGGCAGTG CTGTTCCACAGTCGCAATACTTCGGTCTGAAAGCGTCTGAGATGTTAAGGGGAGAAAGCAGCAACATAGGGATGACTGTAGCTGGAAATGCGGCCCAAGCAAGCACTAGTGCTTCCTCCGAAAATCTCTTAGACTGGGTGAAACAGGACAAGAGAAGAATGCTACATGTTGTCTATCGCGTTGGAGATTTAGACAAGACCATAAA ATTCTATACTGAGTGCCTTGGAATGAAGCTTCTACGAAAACGTGACATACCAGAGGAGAAATACACAAATGCCTTCCTTGGGTTTGGTCCAGAGGATTCCCACTTCGTGATCGAGCTCACTTACA ATTATGGAGTTGACAAATATGATATTGGCACTGGGTTTGGCCATTTTGGTATTGCGGTTGAAGAT GTTTACAAGACCGTAGAACTCATAAAAGCTAAGGGTGGCAAAGTGACCCGAGAAGCTGGCCCTGTGAAAGGTGGCAGTACCGTTATTGCTTTTGTTGAAGATCCGGATGGCTATAAGTTTGAACTTATAGAAAGGGGACCTACTCCTGAACCTTTATGCCAAGTAATGCTTCGTGTGGGTGATCTTGATCGCTCTATAGAGTTTTATAAGAAG GCTTATGGAATGGAGCTTCTACGTAAACGTGATAATCCAGATTACAAG TATACTATAGCAATGATGGGTTATGGTCCTGAAGACAAAAATGCTGTTATGGAGTTGACATATAACTATGGTGTCACGGATTATGAAAAAGGGAATGCTTATGCTCAG ATTGCTATCGGTACAGATGATGTGTACAGAACTGCAGAAGCAGTGAAACTTTGTGGGGGGAAGGTCACACGAGAACCTGGACCGTTGCCTGGAATTAACACCAAGATTACAGCTTGCTTGGATCCTGATGGTTGGAAGACG GTTTTTGTAGATAACGTTGATTTCCTGAAGGAGCTGGAATAA
- the LOC120080537 gene encoding probable lactoylglutathione lyase, chloroplastic isoform X2, producing the protein MVRITPMASFSVRPSLSAFRFTGFSRSGLSLSSFNTSRRIALLQLGSAVPQSQYFGLKASEMLRGESSNIGMTVAGNAAQASTSASSENLLDWVKQDKRRMLHVVYRVGDLDKTIKFYTECLGMKLLRKRDIPEEKYTNAFLGFGPEDSHFVIELTYNYGVDKYDIGTGFGHFGIAVEDVYKTVELIKAKGGKVTREAGPVKGGSTVIAFVEDPDGYKFELIERGPTPEPLCQVMLRVGDLDRSIEFYKKAYGMELLRKRDNPDYKYTIAMMGYGPEDKNAVMELTYNYGVTDYEKGNAYAQD; encoded by the exons ATGGTGAGGATAACTCCAATGGCGTCCTTCTCCGTTCGCCCTTCTTTATCGGCGTTTAGGTTCACCGGATTTTCTCGCTCCGGCCTCTCTCTCTCCTCCTTCAACACCTCGCGCAGGATCGCTTTGTTGCAACTTGGCAGTG CTGTTCCACAGTCGCAATACTTCGGTCTGAAAGCGTCTGAGATGTTAAGGGGAGAAAGCAGCAACATAGGGATGACTGTAGCTGGAAATGCGGCCCAAGCAAGCACTAGTGCTTCCTCCGAAAATCTCTTAGACTGGGTGAAACAGGACAAGAGAAGAATGCTACATGTTGTCTATCGCGTTGGAGATTTAGACAAGACCATAAA ATTCTATACTGAGTGCCTTGGAATGAAGCTTCTACGAAAACGTGACATACCAGAGGAGAAATACACAAATGCCTTCCTTGGGTTTGGTCCAGAGGATTCCCACTTCGTGATCGAGCTCACTTACA ATTATGGAGTTGACAAATATGATATTGGCACTGGGTTTGGCCATTTTGGTATTGCGGTTGAAGAT GTTTACAAGACCGTAGAACTCATAAAAGCTAAGGGTGGCAAAGTGACCCGAGAAGCTGGCCCTGTGAAAGGTGGCAGTACCGTTATTGCTTTTGTTGAAGATCCGGATGGCTATAAGTTTGAACTTATAGAAAGGGGACCTACTCCTGAACCTTTATGCCAAGTAATGCTTCGTGTGGGTGATCTTGATCGCTCTATAGAGTTTTATAAGAAG GCTTATGGAATGGAGCTTCTACGTAAACGTGATAATCCAGATTACAAG TATACTATAGCAATGATGGGTTATGGTCCTGAAGACAAAAATGCTGTTATGGAGTTGACATATAACTATGGTGTCACGGATTATGAAAAAGGGAATGCTTATGCTCAG GACTGA